From Actinopolymorpha cephalotaxi, one genomic window encodes:
- a CDS encoding M48 family metallopeptidase, giving the protein MALLAGLVLLVLVTTPWSPWARTSTLLPTSTAPLTEDFDRTEIASSVAFQQLVRAPAYLTGLAGLVVSAWLGLTRTGARIAGALLPRVRRWWLRVVLGTFAVTLAVRILVLPFDLWLENVRRDSGVSTQSYAGWAGDTAIAFGVTFAVTAVLLVGMLALVRTFPRWWWALGSAIGAGMVVAGSFVYPVLVEPLYNHFTPMPPGQLRTELLDLAARDHVPVGDVLIADESRRTTRLNAYVSGFGSTRRIVVYDTLLTDATPDQVRLIVAHELGHAKHNDVLRGTVVGAVGVASGMVALALLLDSARLRRRAGLRSAADPRVVALVIALTAIGMQASLPLQNAISRRIEASADVHALDLTRDPQGYAQVQRWLAVSNRSDLTPAPVLYVFYATHPTAPERIALIRSWSRRQGLPAVPAMATTE; this is encoded by the coding sequence GTGGCGCTGCTGGCCGGGCTCGTCCTACTCGTCCTGGTCACCACGCCGTGGAGCCCGTGGGCTCGCACGAGTACGCTGCTGCCGACGTCGACCGCGCCGCTGACCGAGGACTTCGACCGGACCGAGATCGCCAGCAGTGTGGCGTTCCAGCAGTTGGTGCGTGCTCCGGCGTACCTCACCGGCCTGGCCGGGCTGGTGGTCTCGGCATGGCTCGGCCTGACCAGGACCGGCGCCCGGATCGCCGGCGCGTTGCTGCCCCGCGTACGACGGTGGTGGCTTCGGGTCGTTCTGGGCACCTTCGCGGTGACTCTGGCGGTACGGATCCTGGTGCTGCCGTTCGACCTGTGGCTGGAGAACGTCCGCCGGGACAGCGGGGTGTCCACGCAGAGCTACGCCGGCTGGGCGGGCGACACCGCGATCGCCTTCGGGGTGACGTTCGCGGTCACCGCCGTGCTGCTGGTCGGCATGCTGGCCCTGGTCCGGACCTTTCCGCGCTGGTGGTGGGCGCTGGGCTCGGCGATCGGCGCGGGGATGGTGGTGGCCGGGTCGTTCGTCTATCCCGTTCTGGTCGAACCTCTCTACAACCACTTCACCCCGATGCCTCCCGGGCAGCTGCGCACGGAGTTGCTCGACCTGGCCGCCCGCGACCACGTGCCCGTCGGCGACGTTCTGATCGCCGACGAGTCCCGGCGCACCACCCGGTTGAACGCCTACGTGTCGGGGTTCGGCTCCACCCGCCGGATCGTCGTCTACGACACGCTGCTGACCGACGCCACCCCGGACCAGGTGCGGCTGATCGTCGCGCACGAACTCGGGCACGCCAAGCACAACGACGTGCTGCGCGGGACCGTGGTGGGCGCGGTCGGGGTGGCGTCCGGGATGGTCGCGCTCGCGCTGTTGCTGGACTCGGCCCGGCTGCGCCGGCGGGCCGGCCTCAGGTCGGCCGCCGACCCGCGGGTGGTGGCCCTCGTGATCGCCCTCACCGCGATCGGCATGCAGGCCAGCCTGCCGCTGCAGAACGCGATCTCCCGGCGGATAGAGGCCAGCGCGGACGTGCACGCCCTCGACCTGACCCGGGACCCGCAGGGGTACGCCCAGGTGCAGCGCTGGCTCGCGGTGTCCAATCGCAGCGACCTGACCCCGGCACCGGTGCTGTACGTCTTCTACGCCACGCATCCCACCGCGCCGGAGCGGATCGCGCTGATCCGGTCGTGGTCGCGGCGCCAGGGCCTGCCGGCCGTTCCCGCGATGGCCACCACCGAGTGA
- a CDS encoding glycosyltransferase family 4 protein yields the protein MARTLVVTNDFPTRQGGIEAFVLALCQRMPPAEVVVYTASMAGGREYDATLPFPVIRDRTSTLLPTPGLARRTTRVLRSEGCDRVLFGAAAPLGLLAPALRRAGAKRIVGLTHGHETWWARVPGPRGLFRRIGRSTDALTYLGEYTRSVLARGLAPEDAARLTRLTPGVDTETFRPGTGGEVVRKRLGLPADRPVVVCVARLTERKGQDTLITAWPHVLREVPGATLLVVGDGPYRADLERLAEETGVRGNVEFAGAVPWTDIPPYFDAGDVFAMPCRTRLAGLEPEGLGIVFLEAQASGLPVVVGDSGGAPDAVRHGETGYVVDPYNPVAVASKVVTLLRDPAAARAMGERGRAWVRENWTWDASVARLRGLLGYPGEDA from the coding sequence GTGGCCCGCACTCTGGTGGTGACGAACGACTTCCCGACCCGGCAGGGAGGCATCGAGGCGTTCGTACTCGCACTGTGCCAGCGGATGCCCCCGGCGGAGGTGGTGGTCTACACCGCGTCGATGGCCGGTGGCCGTGAGTACGACGCCACCCTGCCGTTCCCGGTGATCCGCGACCGCACCTCGACGCTGCTGCCCACCCCGGGACTGGCCCGGCGTACCACCCGCGTGCTGCGCTCCGAAGGCTGTGACCGGGTGCTGTTCGGGGCCGCCGCACCCCTCGGCCTGCTCGCGCCGGCGCTGCGCCGGGCCGGGGCGAAGCGGATCGTGGGGCTGACCCACGGCCACGAGACGTGGTGGGCGCGGGTGCCGGGTCCACGCGGGCTGTTCCGCCGGATCGGGCGTTCCACCGACGCGCTCACCTACCTGGGGGAGTACACCCGCTCGGTGCTGGCCCGCGGGCTCGCCCCCGAGGACGCGGCCCGGCTGACCCGCCTCACTCCGGGGGTGGACACGGAGACGTTCCGGCCGGGCACCGGCGGGGAGGTGGTCCGCAAGCGGCTCGGCCTTCCCGCCGACCGGCCGGTCGTGGTGTGCGTGGCGCGGCTGACCGAGCGCAAGGGCCAGGACACGCTGATCACGGCCTGGCCGCACGTGCTGCGCGAGGTGCCGGGAGCGACCCTGCTCGTCGTCGGGGACGGTCCCTACCGCGCCGACCTGGAGCGGCTGGCCGAGGAGACCGGCGTACGCGGGAACGTCGAGTTCGCGGGCGCCGTGCCGTGGACCGACATCCCGCCGTACTTCGACGCCGGCGACGTCTTCGCGATGCCGTGCCGCACCCGGCTGGCCGGCCTGGAGCCGGAGGGGCTCGGGATCGTGTTCCTGGAGGCGCAGGCCAGCGGGCTGCCGGTGGTCGTCGGCGACTCCGGCGGCGCGCCGGACGCCGTACGCCACGGGGAGACCGGCTACGTCGTGGACCCGTACAACCCGGTGGCGGTGGCGTCGAAGGTCGTCACGCTGCTCCGGGACCCGGCCGCCGCGCGGGCGATGGGCGAGCGGGGCCGCGCGTGGGTTCGGGAGAACTGGACGTGGGACGCGTCGGTGGCCAGGCTGCGCGGGCTGCTGGGTTATCCCGGCGAGGACGCCTGA
- a CDS encoding maleylpyruvate isomerase family mycothiol-dependent enzyme, producing the protein MTEDDLRKAVAAERAEQAELLAALSPEQWDAPTLCEGWRVREVVAHTTMPFRVSLAGTLAGLVRARGDFNRMADRYARRAAAELPPERLIATLRDNVGHPWKPPGGGVGGALAHDVIHGLDITVGLGLDRPVPPERVAAVLAGMRPRNIAFFGADLAGVRLQATDLDWNHGTGTPLRGLAQDLLLVVCGRRLPPGRLTGEAAARFSR; encoded by the coding sequence ATGACCGAGGACGACCTTCGCAAGGCGGTGGCGGCGGAACGCGCCGAGCAGGCGGAACTGCTCGCGGCCCTGAGCCCGGAGCAGTGGGACGCGCCCACGCTGTGCGAGGGATGGCGGGTGCGCGAGGTCGTCGCCCACACGACCATGCCCTTCCGCGTCTCACTCGCCGGGACGCTGGCGGGGTTGGTGAGGGCGCGGGGAGACTTCAACCGCATGGCCGACCGGTACGCGCGTCGCGCCGCCGCCGAGCTGCCACCGGAGAGACTGATCGCCACGCTGCGGGACAACGTCGGGCACCCGTGGAAGCCGCCGGGCGGTGGCGTCGGGGGCGCGCTCGCGCACGACGTCATCCACGGGCTCGACATCACGGTGGGCCTGGGGCTCGACCGCCCGGTCCCGCCGGAGCGGGTCGCCGCGGTGCTGGCCGGGATGCGGCCGAGGAACATCGCGTTCTTCGGGGCCGACCTCGCGGGGGTGAGGTTGCAGGCGACCGACCTCGACTGGAACCACGGCACCGGGACACCGCTACGGGGTCTGGCGCAGGATCTGCTGCTCGTCGTCTGCGGGCGGCGCCTGCCGCCGGGCCGGCTCACCGGAGAGGCCGCGGCGCGGTTCTCCCGGTAG
- a CDS encoding sigma-70 family RNA polymerase sigma factor, translating into MPKTTTGEGSRLEPFRTELTGYCYRMLGSGFEAEDAVQETLLRAWRSFDRYDERRASLRTWLYGIATNICIDMLRSAQRRALAMDLGPASEAGSGIGEPASERFWVQPVPDALVLPMDGDPGELAVRRETIRLAFVAALQHLPPRQRAVLILRDVLTWKADEVAVLLETTVASVTSALQRARSTLRAVGGVPGEPLRPSDHAQRELLARYCAAFERHDVAALVALLHEDATMSMPPFVWWLRGREQIRRVLLAPGASCEGARLVPVAANGSPAFWQTRPGPDGVHVPFGLVVLDVSAGLVTGSTTCLDIDRLLPLFGLPAGVSPAAVGASG; encoded by the coding sequence ATGCCCAAGACGACGACCGGTGAGGGGTCCCGGCTGGAGCCGTTCCGGACCGAGCTGACCGGTTACTGCTACCGCATGCTCGGCTCCGGGTTCGAGGCCGAGGACGCCGTGCAGGAGACGCTGCTGCGCGCCTGGCGGTCGTTCGACCGCTACGACGAGCGGCGGGCGTCGCTGCGCACCTGGCTCTACGGCATCGCCACCAACATCTGCATCGACATGCTGCGCAGCGCCCAGCGCCGCGCTCTGGCGATGGACCTCGGCCCGGCGTCGGAGGCCGGGTCGGGCATCGGCGAGCCGGCGTCGGAGCGGTTCTGGGTCCAGCCGGTCCCGGATGCCCTCGTGCTGCCGATGGACGGTGACCCCGGGGAGCTGGCCGTACGGCGCGAGACGATCCGCCTGGCGTTCGTCGCCGCGCTGCAGCACCTGCCGCCCCGGCAGCGGGCGGTGCTGATCCTGCGCGACGTTCTGACCTGGAAGGCCGACGAGGTCGCGGTCCTCCTGGAGACCACCGTCGCGTCGGTGACCAGCGCGCTGCAGCGGGCGAGATCGACGCTCCGGGCGGTCGGCGGCGTGCCCGGTGAGCCGTTGCGGCCGTCCGACCACGCCCAGCGCGAGCTGCTCGCCCGCTACTGCGCCGCGTTCGAACGGCACGACGTCGCCGCGCTGGTCGCCCTGCTGCACGAGGACGCGACGATGTCCATGCCGCCCTTCGTCTGGTGGCTGCGCGGCCGGGAGCAGATCAGGCGAGTGCTGCTGGCCCCCGGCGCGTCCTGCGAGGGCGCGCGGCTCGTCCCGGTCGCGGCGAACGGCTCACCGGCGTTCTGGCAGACCCGGCCCGGCCCCGACGGCGTCCACGTCCCCTTCGGGCTGGTCGTCCTCGACGTGTCGGCAGGGCTGGTCACCGGCAGCACCACCTGCCTCGACATCGACCGGCTGCTCCCGCTCTTCGGCCTCCCCGCCGGTGTCTCCCCGGCCGCCGTCGGCGCCTCCGGTTGA